A part of Hominilimicola fabiformis genomic DNA contains:
- a CDS encoding recombinase family protein — protein MLKVAAYARVSTDKEDQINSLTNQREYFESYIKSKDDWEFVKVYFDEGITGTQTKKRKGFNRMIDDCKNGKIDLILTKEVSRFARNTVDTLNYTRMLKEYDVGVFFINDNIDTRQNDGEFRLAIMASVAQEESRKISERVKWGQRRAMENGVVFGNNSIVGFDINDGVLSINESEAEVVKLIFHKYVNEGKGTHIVARELYEEGIKPPKSSKDFWSSTMILNILRNEKYVGDLLQKKYVTKDYLTHHKVINESEDKIYIENHHAGIISRKMWNMAQAELQRRSVDKSTKKKYSNRYWCSGKIICSECGSRFVIRKSKKKSGIYIMWACHERTAHGNKKLDKNNNQVGCNMRTVNNKSLLTCMKFITEQLDVDINNIADDILNEINNSVDMPEDNTQNLILKIQDIQNKKMRMLDSYYSGDINKDEMTALKDKYDKEIEKINAILQKQQNNQTAIQRRQNNIDELRKFIINAICSENVYGEIVDKIIVYDDYMLVKLKYIDFAFKIKYSTHGYMEKYTTVIESCEIVSF, from the coding sequence GTGCTTAAAGTGGCGGCATATGCGCGTGTTTCGACTGACAAGGAGGACCAAATAAATTCACTTACAAATCAGCGTGAGTATTTTGAAAGCTACATTAAATCAAAGGACGATTGGGAGTTTGTCAAGGTATATTTTGACGAGGGTATCACAGGCACTCAAACCAAGAAACGAAAAGGTTTTAACCGTATGATTGACGACTGTAAAAACGGAAAAATAGACTTGATTTTAACAAAGGAAGTCAGCCGTTTTGCAAGAAATACTGTTGACACGTTGAATTACACCCGTATGTTAAAGGAATATGATGTAGGTGTATTTTTCATCAACGATAATATTGATACACGTCAAAATGACGGTGAGTTTCGTTTGGCGATTATGGCATCTGTTGCACAGGAAGAAAGCCGAAAAATTTCAGAACGTGTGAAATGGGGACAAAGACGTGCTATGGAAAACGGTGTTGTGTTCGGAAATAACAGTATTGTCGGGTTTGATATTAATGACGGTGTATTGTCGATTAATGAAAGTGAGGCGGAAGTTGTCAAATTGATTTTTCATAAGTACGTAAATGAGGGTAAAGGTACGCATATTGTTGCACGGGAACTTTACGAAGAAGGTATAAAACCGCCTAAATCAAGTAAAGATTTTTGGAGCAGTACAATGATTTTAAATATATTGCGTAATGAAAAGTATGTAGGTGATTTACTGCAAAAAAAGTATGTCACGAAAGATTATCTTACACATCATAAGGTCATAAATGAAAGTGAGGACAAAATATATATTGAAAATCATCATGCGGGGATAATCAGCCGTAAAATGTGGAATATGGCACAGGCTGAACTGCAAAGGCGAAGTGTGGATAAAAGCACTAAGAAAAAGTATTCCAACAGATATTGGTGCAGTGGTAAGATAATTTGTTCCGAATGTGGTTCAAGGTTTGTGATACGCAAATCAAAAAAGAAAAGCGGTATCTACATAATGTGGGCTTGTCATGAGAGAACGGCGCACGGTAATAAAAAGCTTGATAAAAATAATAATCAGGTTGGCTGCAATATGCGTACCGTAAATAACAAGTCGCTTTTGACTTGTATGAAGTTTATAACCGAACAACTTGATGTGGATATTAATAATATTGCTGACGATATATTGAATGAGATTAATAACTCGGTTGATATGCCGGAGGATAATACGCAAAATCTGATACTTAAGATACAGGATATACAAAATAAAAAAATGCGTATGCTTGACAGTTATTATAGCGGTGACATAAATAAAGACGAAATGACTGCTCTTAAAGATAAGTATGATAAAGAGATTGAGAAAATCAATGCTATTTTGCAGAAACAACAGAACAACCAAACCGCTATACAGAGAAGACAGAACAATATAGATGAGTTGCGGAAATTCATAATAAATGCGATTTGCTCCGAAAATGTGTATGGAGAGATTGTCGATAAAATTATTGTGTATGATGATTATATGCTTGTGAAACTGAAATACATAGATTTCGCTTTTAAAATTAAATACTCAACTCACGGTTATATGGAAAAGTACACGACAGTTATTGAAAGT